The Podarcis raffonei isolate rPodRaf1 chromosome 2, rPodRaf1.pri, whole genome shotgun sequence genome window below encodes:
- the LOC128403826 gene encoding olfactory receptor 13H1-like — protein MTGENNTMVTEFVLVGLSNHPRAQMVLFWLLLIAYCITLFGNGLMVLVIIADSHLHNPMYLFLSNLSLIDIFFTTNSIPPTLTNCFIARATIPVTNCLTQMYCGLFLGMTECFLLAVMAYDRFAAVCHPLHYTLIMNSRLCISLVASSWIIAFLLAVVPVFFIPVSFCGPNIINHFSCEAQAVLKLGCSNARINEIFSIARAIPVLVVPFLFIMVTYIRIGLAVLRIRSAEGRSKAFSTCGSHLIVVSIFYGTAMSTYLQPHGRSSSDRDKLISLFYGVVTPMLNPMIYSLRNKEVKRAVCRVIKKKLPK, from the coding sequence ATGACAGGTGAAAACAATACAATGGTTACAGAGTTTGTTTTGGTGGGACTTTCGAATCACCCAAGAGCTCAGATGGTCCTCTTCTGGCTGCTTCTGATAGCCTATTGTATTACTCTCTTTGGCAATGGCCTTATGGTTCTGGTAATTATTGCTGACTCACACCTCCACAACCCTATGTACCTCTTCCTCAGCAATCTCTCTTTGATAGACATCTTCTTCACCACAAACAGCATACCACCAACCCTAACCAACTGTTTCATTGCTAGAGCTACCATTCCTGTTACAAATTGTTTGACCCAAATGTACTGTGGACTCTTCCTTGGGATGACCGAGTGCTTTCTTCTGGCTGTCATGGCATATGACCGTTTTGCTGCTGTGTGTCATCCCCTTCATTACACCTTAATCATGAACAGTAGGCTCTGTATCAGTTTAGTAGCCTCATCCTGGATTATTGCTTTTCTGCTGGCTGTGGTCCCTGTATTTTTCATACCAGTAAGCTTTTGTGGCCCTAATATCATCAATCATTTTTCTTGTGAAGCCCAGGCAGTCCTTAAATTGGGCTGTTCCAATGCCCGCATCAATGAGATCTTCTCAATTGCTCGGGCTATTCCAGTTCTTGTTGTTCCTTTTCTCTTCATCATGGTGACTTACATTCGCATTGGCCTGGCAGTGCTAAGGATCCGATCGGCAGAAGGTCGAAGCAAAGCGTTCTCCACCTGTGGCTCCCACCTGATTGTGGTCAGTATATTCTATGGCACAGCCATGTCTACGTATCTTCAGCCACATGGCAGATCCTCCTCTGATCGGGACAAGCTGATCTCCCTATTCTATGGGGTGGTGACTCCTATGCTCAATCCCATGATCTACAGTTTGAGAAACAAGGAAGTAAAGAGAGCTGTGTGCAGAGTGATCAAGAAGAAACTGCCAAAATGA